ttactcttaccactgctgacccctccctatagacctcttgaatggcttttaagaatagtggcccaatcccacacttcttcattatggaccataagaattcatgggacagcgtatcaaatgccttgtatacatctaatttaagcaaagcaagttgcccagaatgtttatggtacaatacatttaatatattccttataggatgtgcaatactcctattcttcacaaaaccatattgatcctcttttattatataatattattattattgaacatgcaaccgatgagtgtagctgtaggtccgctttgtgattttaatgtctatgtatataacaaatgtttagatttttaactataatttatgaaatgttgattttaatgcttaattttagattttatgttagttttatatgttgtaagccgccctgagccacctagtgggaagggcgggatataaatcttagataaataaataaataaataaattttccatatattgtctattttctttttttaataaaaccatactgttaaatctccaggtccttccaATTTGCTCgttttttatcaccagttctatatTCAGTGGAGCATGGTCtgaaatccatattggatgggttgttactttcctcaactcccaattatttgattttttaagaaatatataatctatacaagaagctttgtgtctacttgataaatgtgtcggctttggaaccaagcctaaggcctcatgcgcttctaccaaattccttttccacctagcctccttctccttctccttggtcttatctatgttaaagtctcctgctataataacttctccctctaAGAATTTCTGAAcattattcaaaaatctcctctgtcctgtatttggggcatatatatttatcagcATTATTACTCTATTCTGAAACCTACCTTTAAtgaacaaatatctcccttccctatcactaacgagatctaatatcctaatatcaatccttgtgtgtactaaaattgctactcctctcgtcttagttctacttcttgcttcagccaatactttccaccctgggtgtttaatcaacggtttaatgtcatcctttgccttatgtgtttcctgtaaatacattatatctatattttgttgttttaccattcttgttaatctgttttagccataatcattcgcctcccctcccttccctggctggataacaaggtctattttgcttctcctttttatcccttttcccctcccacaccctttccccccactcttccccatcatcccccctcccctcttctggtatagggcttgcgtttgggttgatctctccaccctccctatacctttaggtgggcactcctccccccctcctggatcttttattgtttccttccttcacttaagaccgtAATATCCACTCCctcttattttccctttttttagaagttcctccttctccttagacgtcttatagtctcgtcctctgtcatttctcctgacgtgtagaggacccctcctctggttcatcgacattaaactcttcctctggttgagttcctgtttcccctgggtccaaacccatcttctccaagagtttctttgcttcagctgggttccttgctgtgagtcttttgccttctttatagattacaatagtggctgggtaagccatgtaaacaatatcttgttctgaaagagtttatctgcaaatggcttcaattgtcttttttcttccagtgtctcactgcaaaagtcttgtctcacatatacccttttccctttaaattccagtcccttcttcttctttaaagccaaaaacacttgctgctgcactttttctcttgtgaatttaaCAATCACTGGTCTAGGATCTCCTCCTGATCTTCTGGTTCTAAACCTATGAACTCTTTCAacctggtcagcattaatcataacacctgtttgctgttctgaaagccaatttattatcccatcttccaagtgtcgtgagtcaatgtcttctgaaataccatggaCGATAAGGTtagcccttcttgctctgtcagagaggcttttaatctATTCCTTTAAATGAACTATGTCCTTCTTATttgttgaagctgccttatctgctttgttggccagctgcctaatatcttgcagttcCTTGTTTATCTGACTAACTTCATTTTTTATCTCAGCAACAGTTTCCTCTATCTTGTTCTGAGATTGCATCATTAAAGCCTGAAATTGTGCTATTTGTTccgaaagctgtttcactgtagcGGCAGCCATTTCTATGCTGCTAATTACTGCCTCCGTTTCTTATCTGTTTTgccaaaatactccctttttctcactgctagctctcttctgagcacgccttttacttctttgactctctagcctcactgccaaatattatgaccccaaaaacttcaatatttacttatctttgGGTCCTAAACTTTTCTTATCCGGAGAGGGGCTTCTTCTCTTCAGAGCGTGCGCATTCCACCCCAAGCAAACAGCTTCATGTATTATTGGGGGAACTCTTTCCCAGATGAATTTagcagggtggactacctgggTTCGAAGCTGAGAGGGGCGGCTAAGCGCTGGTACGTGAGCTTGTGCGAAActatgagccctgacctggactatGTGCACACCTTCCTTCAAGCCCTGttaacccagtatgaagaccccctgcaggagacccaTGCGTTGGCGGCTCTCCGTAACATGCAACAAAGGTCCCGCTCCATCTGCGAGTATGCGGCAGATTTCTAGGCGAATGCAGCCAGAGTCCAGGgctggagcgagctgatgaagatcgagcatttctCTAATGGACTGAATGCCAGCattctggatcgggccctcacccaggtgagcccagacaccctggtggggtggatccagctggtgggcgAAGTAGAGACTAACCTGAAAAGAGTTGTGATGCTACGCCAACATCAGTCAGGAAAAAGCCAGGCGAGGGGCGCCCCGGGGAAAGTCGAGCCCCCAAAAGCCAAGAGACCGCCCGCAGCGGTGCTTCTGATATGGGGACCCGAGCCACCTCGCCTCCAGCTGCCCACAGCCGGCCCCCGCCTGGGCTCTCCCACCTGCGGTGAAACCCAGTACCCCGGGGCCGAATAAGGCAactggccgccctaaggatgcggcgaaaagcagcgcgACGGTGCCGGAAGAACCACTGGACGAGAAGGTGCTGCTCTCCGCGGAGacagcagacaggttaaaacggacaaaaggaagtacttcttcacccaaagggtgataaacatgtggaattcactgccacaggaggtggtggcggccacaagtatagccaccttcaagaagggtttagataaaaatatggagcacaggtccatcagtggctattagccacagtgtatgtgtgtatataaatttttttgccactgtgtgacacagagtgttggacttgataggccgttggcctgatccaacatggcttctcttatgttcttatgttcttatgagctggcCGACTTAGCCTGGGCTGAGGAACCGGCGGGAAACGACTCCGGCCTGCTCTGAaaggtgccaaccagcaggtcgagcggGATGAGGCACCACTGatggtgagagtaacgggacaaTTGTACTTTGTCACGGTGAAACTTCTAAACCCCAAACTGAGGCGGTTCCTGCAGAttcgggccctaatagactcggggtgcaaccgagagttgatttcccccaaggtagtAGACGCCCTGGGACTAGAGAGCTCacagctgccccaccccatgctgtttgtgCAGATGGACGGATCTGTGATGTGCGGAGAGCTGTGCACCCGGGAAATGCAGgcctgccccatggggatcgaggaacactGGGACCACGAGATCTTTGTTATTGCCCCCTCGTGTTCCTACCCGGTGGTACTAggggtgggctggctggagaAGCACGAACCCCtaatccgctggagagcccagacaatCAGATTTCTGGACCCCCTGTGTAAGAACCACTTATGGGACACGGCGTGGGGTCCACGGGCTCCTGTGGCTAAGGAGAGGGCGTGCGTGTTGGTGGAGGAGGCGCACCCTGTTCCGAgtgcctaccgcgacctgatgggggtgtttagcgagcaggaagccaaccagttgcccccccatcggagcacagactgtgccattgagctaatccccGGGGAGAGCTTACCGaaagccaaactctaccagatgggaTGGGCCGAGAAGAAGGAACTGCGCAAGTTCTTAGACCAAAACCTGGAGCGGGGGTTCATTAggccagccacggccccccacgccgcccctgtGCTGTTCTGCAAGAAaaaggacggctcgcttagactttttggctatgtgaaaaccctgcacttagttaaccggcagttctggtggccgtccctgcgGAAGGACGTGTCCGACTTTGTAACTAGCTGCCCGGTGTGCATCATGGccaaatggagggggggaaaccGCCGGGGCTCCTACACCCCATAGAGACGGCTAAGTGGCCCTGGTCGGTGGTGTTGATGGATTTCATAGTGGAGTTCCCCCCCTCACGGGGAAAAACAGTGATCCTCGTGGTGGTAGAcaccttttcaaaacaagcccacttcatcccgtgcgcTCAATTGCCCACAGCTAAGAAATTGGCGGCCCTCttctttgatcacgtggtaaAATTACATtcgttcccagataaggtcattagcgaccgcgggccgcagttcgttgccaccttctggtgggagttttgtaaattggtgggcatggagcaggggctgagttctgcctaccaccctcaAACGGACGGACAGAGTGTGAACGGGATTCTAGAACAGTACCTGAGGTGTTTCATAAATCAACGCCAGtccgactgggtggacctcctcccctttgccgaATATTGCTACAACAACAGTgcgcacagctccaccaaagcctctccCTTCGCTACTGtctttgggtatgagggaaaaccaGTCCCCctcctaccgggggggggggggagtcaagaggTCCCCTCAGCTTTTGAACAGTGGTGGAAAGGGCCGAGCCAGAGTTGACCAGccatccaagaaaacctggaggctGCCAAAGAGACTTATAAAAAGCAGTATGACAAGTCTCATGTCCCTGCCTGGAATTTCAAAGCCGGGGACTCTGTGTAtctatcaaccaagaacctacctctctcTCAACCCTCCCGGAAACTGGCGTATAAGTTTGTGGGGgccttcaaaataaaaagggtcaTTAACCCAGTTACTGTGGAATTAGATCTGCCTCCTGCCcttggtaaaatacaccctgtatttcattgcagcttgcttcgtcgAGACCCTGGCTCTTCGGACTGGCATCCTCCATCACCAGGACCCCCTCCCATTCGGAAGGGGGAACAGGGCCTTTCGAGCTGCGAAGTCCAGGACTCTAAAAACCAGTTGCCTCTCCTGCGGCCACACACGGTGGcgggagcttagggggggcagtatgtcaagtctgcttcaactctggtcaagtctgtattccatctttggttcagggggaagcattctgggtaaaagccacactgtatgccaatgctgctagctcgaactttcctctcccccctcccttcctttgttatgtagttttgctttgaaatgggaatatgtgaaagagattgtggtgccttctcaggctgggcaccgggggGAGGTTTCTTGCCCAAGGCAAACAGGCCTGAgaatgaaattgtaacatcaatgtgtgaatgtgccctgcatagtgccccctccctaaagaatccctttgaagtataccttatatgatttcactttgctgtatgttccttagtcttccaatctctctgagtagtcgagagcaatgatatcaataaactagaaacgttttatcaaaaaggtctcgttattgaatcagccgacttgacatatGGGTGGGAAGTATTAAAGATAACAGGCAGAATTGTGAGATTgctatgtagtggttaagtgtgaggactcttatctgggagaactgggtttgattccccacttcttcacttgcaactgctggaatggccttgggtcagccatagctattgcagagttttccttgaaagggcaccttctgtgagagttctctcagccccacccacctcaaagggtatctgttgtgggggaagaagataaaggagattgtaagctgctttgagaccctgattcagagagaagggcagggtataaatctacagtcttcttcttccaacccCCCTTTTCCTCATCAGGAACCACCTGGATCCAGGAAATTGTGAACATGATCCAGCATAGAGGAGATCCAGAAAAATGCGATCAGGTCCCCATCTTCGGACAGATGCCCTTCATAGAATTAATTCTTCCAAAACCTTTCCCTTCAGGTGAATGAGGGGGTTTCGAGTGGGGCCTAGAGTTCTCCCataattacaagtgatctccactTGTAACTGACATCCATTTCCCcaaagaaaagggctgctttgaagggtggcctctatggcgtTATATCCCATTGatgtcccttcctccccaaaccccatccttcccagAGGCCActcacaaacctccaggaatttcatgTCCAGGATGGACACATGTCCCAGACTTTTCAGACCagccttccttttccttctcatcaGGGAAAGTGGGAGAAACAGCCTTGGAGTTTGATAACCCTAGTCCTAAATCACAgtgaggagaggaaaggggaGGATAAAGGTTTTCTTGGCTCTATGTTGCCTTTTACATTTCAGACTTTGAAGAGGTGAAAAAAATGCCCTCTCCACGCACACTCAAATTTCACCTACCGGTTCAGCTTATGCCTCCTTCCATTTGGGAACAGAACTGTAAGGTCAGTAAAACAGAGGTGGCAGCACCTCTGGGAAGATACAATTTAATAGAATTCTTCTCTGGGACCTCTTTGTTTCTAAACTTGAGTAATCTGTGAAGCAAAGGGAGTAAATGTCCCCAAAAAAGTCCAAAAATGTCCAAAACCTGTAGgatgccagcctacaggtgggacctggagatcccccagaattagaaCTTATCTCCAAACAGACATTTGGGGAAAactgatgttttggagggtgagctGCATGGccttgtaccctactgaggtcatTGGCCTTCCCAGCTCCACTGAAGCTTGGGCCTGTATAGGAGCCTTGCTGCCCTCAATCCTCAGGAATTTCTACAccaagacctagcaaccctactccctcCGCCACTGCCAATGgccaagagggacctggcaaccctagttcagtgTGCACTGAGTAATTTCATGCAGGATGTGGAATCTGATTGCAAtgtgaatattttttttcttaccGAAATAAATTTTTATTACACACAAAGCCACTTACAGAGGCACTGCCTGTTTCTCAAGGCTAGGTTGCCTTGATCTAGCTGGGCTCATCTATGATTAGCCCATCAGTGCCTCATTGTAAATTATTGCCATGGCACCAAGGAAGGTCACATATTCCTGGAAGTTCACCTCCTGGTTTCCATCGTGATCCAGATCAGACATCAGTCCTTGAATCCCAGCATCACTCAAGTGTGGTCCAATGGTCAACTCCTTCTGGATCAGTTTCTCCAACTCTTTCTTGTTCAGGCTGTTCCTGTCaccttgtaatgtactgagaaccgagatggtttgaaggcaacatagtttattcagtagcacattacaagagagagagcacgcgggccgggtcctgcttatatacattacccggaactgcccccttgtctgaccagtccaatcctggtcagtcaaacttcccgccacagatcttgataggcagggcgtctggcgagccacatccggggacccacAGGTCGCCTCAGTAGCAATCGCCATACGAtacaacagcttatgttcaagacataacactcctccccccttagctcaggacacataatcctgcaagtaagcgggggccgtgcgctccctggttgacctccttggggttactAGTGGAGTTGGAGCAGTTTCAGGTGCCGCAGGGGCCATGGCTGCTGTGGCAGATGGGGTGGCGGCTTCCCCGTGTGGGAGAAACCCCGGCCTATGGTTGTCTGTGCCCTGCTGCTCGTCGGGTGTCCATACTCTTGAGGAGTCGCCCCCGCTTCGGTGTGGCTCTACCGCCCGATTGGCCGGAGCAGTCGGCGGGGGCGGGGTGGCTCTCTTGGCGGGTGCGGCCGTGGGTCCCTCTTCACTCCGTattgcagcctgctcttccgGCAGCGCATTTGGTCTATATGCCTCCCCAGTATACTGCCTCCCTCCGTTGATTCgttgtagtggcgggaccctattactTGTAGCACCCGGCCCGCTACCCTCTCGGGGCCGCTAGCGTAGTTCATCGCATACACCAAATCCCCTGGGAAGAATCCCCTGGCCGCTTCTCTGatctcgggggaactgcggatgtcggtggcccggtcggggtgcagccgatctaatcttgtgattagcttccatcccattaacaactcggctgggctgaccccagtgactgggttgggggttatcctattatcgaataggaaggcggctaggctgtggtcccagtccccctgcacgatacggcccagggcttctttagtggtgtgcaccatccgctctgcttggccgttggtggccggatggaagggggtgcACCGTATGTGCTGTATTAGGTATCTCTacaagaactcccagaattcccaggaggtgaaggCTGTCCCATTATCAGAGATGATGGTGTCCGGAATCCTGTGCGTGCTCAGGACCCTGCTCAGCGCCCGGATTGCCGCTGCCATTGAGGTTGAAGCTAccggaataacttccaaccacttggtatatgcatccaccaggatgaagaatatttggtcCTGAaaggtgtcagaactggcagaacttcaagtaaagcccaagacttagttgcaagtataggcatttattgagaacttcagagctggaggtacagaataacactgatagcGAAAGCTAGCAtttggatacactttatgtgattctgttgacaacaataaaacgatcgttcacacgggtggggacaacagtctgtttctcagggtttgttatcaggcagggaggatggaatcctgctGGGAAAGTGCGGgctggcctggcttcaaaggccatctgcagatgttgaccctgggctatctgtcacacttcagtgatcacagtttgtttgaaatgcacaagcACACACAACATGTAGGCTGGTTAGTTACTTGGGCAAAGCTGCCTGGGTTAGTGTTTgatttcaatatggagtcgcttAAGCTAATAGcctacaggaaagttacaagttctgacaaaagggccccgcaaagtcaatGTGTAGCCtagaccacggcttcctgtgtgcttcccagAGTTgcgcgggggcgctgggcggttcgGGTTGGGACTCCTGGCATgctttgcacctccggacccacccctctatctcttcgtccatccccggccaccatacatagctgcgtgctaaggccttcatccatacaatccctggatgtgtttcatgaagggcctccagcacttgtctccgcagcggggggaggggaaccaccaccctgctcccccataaaagACATCCCTTGTGGGAGGATAGTTCTTCCTTGTgtgttgtgtatgccctgaactcttcgccctgttttccctctggccatccCCTTACCACCCAGTCAAAAACCCGTGCGAGTATTTTGTCGCGTCCCGTGGCTTTCGCTACCTCTGCTGCATGTAGGGGTCTCTCAGGTAGCATttcgatgagcatcacatggtgggctggggccggatCGGGGTCTATGGAGGGCAGCGGCATGTGACTGAGAGCGTCAGTGTGTCCCATCAGCTTGCCCGGCCGGTGGACCTCGGCAtatgtgtaggagttgaggaactgATTCTACCGCAAAACCGCTGTGATAGAATCTGTGGCATTTGGTGGTCCggggcaaggaggcccaggagcggtttgtggtccgtggctatggtaaaacgtctcccgtacaggtagtcgttaaacttatgcacccctgccacgatcgctaaggcctctttatctatctgggcaTAATTTTGCTCCgctggggtcagggtccttgagtagtaggctaccggaacctccctcctgtctgggagttggtgacccaggacggcacCCACCCCGTACAGTGACGCGTCGCATGCTAAAATCACCAGCAGGCTTtcatcgaaatggtggagcacattgttaGATACGAGCAGCCCTTTGATCGCCTGGAAAGCGGCATCCTGctcctttccccagacccacatggcgtttttgtctaggagtctgtggaggggttctgctatggtggctttgtggggcaggaatgaatggtaaaagtttaataaccccaagaaactttgtagctccgccttgcccTTGGGGGCgggggcttccactatggccttAGTTTTGTCTGGTGTCGGGTGGATCCCCGCTGCGtctaccgcaaaccccaagaactctaccctcggtaccccgagggaacacttttctcgcTTGATTTTCAGAtcggcctcttggaaacggcggagtacttCTTGCAGTCGGTTGCTAAACTCCTCCGCGTCCggtgcggcgatcaaaacgttgtcgaaaaacggttgcaccccagggatccctttgaggagagaatccatcaggctctggaacactcccggggccacgctcaccccaaactgcaactgtcgcaccttaaacgcccccctgtgggttactatggtctgtgcttctgcCGTCGCAGCGTCCatgggcagctgctggtacgcaTGGGCTAAGTCTAgtttcccgaagattttagaccccgctaATGCTGTCAGAACATGACTGAttactggaacggggtaggggttatcttgtagtgccttgttaatggtgcacttataatcggcttcaccggggtaactatcggggtttcccatgaGGCATAGGCAAcgggttccagcactccctgggctgtgaggcggtctagctctgcttcaattttaggcttcaagcgaacggaacccgcctggccttcagccttaagggtcgtacgtggggatcgaggggtaaggatatgggagggcccttgtagcaccccagggccccatcaaacacctctgcaCACATTTTCGAATCCCCGCGTCCctagctgctgcacccccacgatcttTATTCCCAGTGGCCGGAACCAGGCCAAGCCCAACAAGGTGGTAAGCTGCTTTTTAACCACCAGTATGTCGAGTTTATCCCTAAACCCGTTATACTCCACCCCCACCAttgcccatcccaggatctgaaCGGGGTTTTTTGAAAGTCCCATAGCACGAAGCATGCTGGTCACAGCCTGGGCCCGCCACGTAggcacagcttcctcaaggattcctccgatattctggagatggaggaacccaagtccagttccatcaggcagggtttgccCTCAATCCTGACCAAGACTTTGACCTTTTGGGGGGTATtgtcgggcaagttcattacctgcacgctGGTCGAAGCAGTCGAGTAGTCCCTGGTCGACTCCTGGTTGGTAGACTGGCGGCGgcaggtggccttggcccggcaagccctcgcaatgtgccccatcttgccgcagctctTACAGACCatgttgcggtaggggcagtccagTCACTCATGTAGGTCtctgcagctggcgcacttggtggcggctGGTCTCTCGGTCGTTCGGGGTCGCTGAGTTGCTTGTAGGCCCACCCCTGTTTGGCAGCgtagctggtgtgcctcctcctcgtctggttggctggggcccatctcttcctgatggacggTGTCAACCCTCATGTTGGGGAAGGTTTTCATGGTCCGCTCGAACGAAACAGCCtcattgaaggcgctctggagggtgagctcttccctcgcgaagagcttttgttgcagtctttcgtccctcaggccccaggcgaaacggtccctcagggtctcctctagcttatcgaagctacagttgcccgcgatttggcggagggccgccaggtagtccgctGCCATCTCTCCcacctcttggtccctcttgtggaagaggaaccggcgggcgatgagtgagggttggggcaagaagtgcccactGAGGagtctatctcctcgtacgtcctCTCCGTGATCCtcgtgggggccgagagacccttggcgatctcaaacgtggcctctctgcagacgctcaggaggacgtcTCTCTTTAAGCTATCCTCCGTTATCCTGTTCACTCgaaggtagcactcgacccgctcagtgtaggtctcccacctctccggagtagcggggttgaactcttcgagacgGCCCGTGGTTccgcttgggttagccatggtggctgcggcggcgggcgTGTCGGCCTCCCACCGGTTTGCCTTCTTTGTCTCCGACCGGATCCACGAAGCCCCTAAGGAGtgggctggctaggatcccaccttcgtcgccactgtaatgtactgagaaccgagatggtttgaaggcaacatggtttattcagtagcacattaaaaGAGAGAGTACTGCCcccttgtctgaccagtccaatcctggtcagtcaaacttcccgccacagatcttgatgggcggggcgtctggcgagccacatccggggacCAACAGGTCGCctcagtagcgatcgccatgcggtacaacagcttatgttcaagacataacacaCCTTCTCTGCTTGCATTCTTGTGAAAAACAGTAACCAGGAGGGCAAGAGCTTGGCCCAGGGGGCATGCCATCTTGACAGTTTAAGATGGAAAATAATCAAGAAAGCAACCAGAGGGGCAAATGTTTAGTGCCAGGAGAATATGAACATTGTTCTCTCAGATAGTTGTAATGACAGGTAAGTGTCTGCCTCAAACATCAGAAGAGGGCCTTTCCCTTGCCACCGATTCATCACAACTTCTGGCCTTCCCTCATCTCAGTAACATGGTGGGTTGGAATGTTTCTGGTGTCCAGACGAGCCCTTGGATTCAGCAGCTCctgagttccccctcttcctccccaccttgtccattgaatagtaggtacagctgcataccaatccctggatgagctccaccacctatttttctacaaaacgacccctggtccaGACCATGTTCAAATTCCCTTTTTTCAAATGACTGAAAGTCTGGTGAGGAATTGGAGCTGGGGCAGAAGGAAGGCCTTGGCACTTAATCTTTTGAGTTCTCTCTTCTCTGTCCTGTCTTCAAAGATCATTTATGTGGCCAGGAATGCCAAGGACAATGCGGTCTCCTATTTCCACTTCCATCGCATGAACAAAGGATTGCCAGATCCCAGAAACTGGGACCAGTTTGTGGAGAATTTCCTTGCTGCAAAAAGTGAGTGAGGACTAGAGCTGGAAAAGAGGAGTAAAAAGTTTCTTTGGTTGTTTTGTTCATGGCAGTAGGCCTGGACATATTCTGTATAGGATAGGGATGGTGCTGTTGCCTAATGGAACAGTTGGGGAGTAGGAGAATAGGG
The sequence above is a segment of the Heteronotia binoei isolate CCM8104 ecotype False Entrance Well chromosome 15, APGP_CSIRO_Hbin_v1, whole genome shotgun sequence genome. Coding sequences within it:
- the LOC132584386 gene encoding protein S100-A6-like; this encodes MACPLGQALALLVTVFHKNASREGDRNSLNKKELEKLIQKELTIGPHLSDAGIQGLMSDLDHDGNQEVNFQEYVTFLGAMAIIYNEALMG